DNA from Evansella sp. LMS18:
TTTTATCCTTCTACTTAAATAACGTATCACAAATAAAAAAGTCACAGAAAACTTAATTACTGCTCCGACCAGAGATTAATCCCTCTGGATTTTACTTTCTGTTCGACGACTTCAAGTGTGGCCGGGCTCATCACCATGGACGTTTCAACATTGATGAAAACGCACTTACAACAGGAGCGGAGTTATATGCCCAATATGCGTGGGCGTATTTGAATGAATGAAATTAATGAGCGGTAAAAATAATCAATTAAATACCGTGTGAAAAGCACCTGTTGAGGGTGCTTTTTTTGCTGAAAGTAAAGGCATAGAGCTCCTTCATTAGGGGGTGGCTTTGCCTTTTACACATTGACAATTCATCTTCGATCGTATAAAGTGACAGTAATTAAATGCACGGAAGGGTGAAACGGCTACAATGGATAACTAATTCTGTTTTAGAAAGCTGGCAATTGAAGGTGTTTTTTATGGATGGATTTTCCGTTTATTTCTAATGCCTTCAGTTTGAGTTTTCAGAACGGGATTGGTTTTTCATTAGCTGAACATGGAAGAAAGGGAGAAGTCTCTCTCTTTTTTGCCGTTCACCTGTGTCAATGCCGCCTGTTCTGAATGGAGACAGGGGGCATTTTTTTGTCCCCGCTTAACGGAAAAAGGAGGATGAATGTATGATTTTACTGGAAGCTCTTCAAATAAAACACTACGTAAAGGACCGGCTGCTGCTGGATATCGGCCAGCTGCAGATTCATAAAAATGACCGGATTGGACTTGTCGGCAAAAATGGAAGCGGAAAAACAACGTTGATGAATATTCTTACTGGCAGGCTTGACCCCGAAGAAGGCACGGTGGATCCCCATGTCCAGACAGAACTTCTTCCTCAGCTAAAGAGGGAAGACTCTGTAAAAAGCGGCGGAGAAGTGACACAGGAGTATATTAATCAAGCGTTCGTTAAGGCTCCTGAGCTTCTGTTTGCCGATGAGCCGACGACACATCTTGATACGGAGCACATTGAATGGCTGGAAAAGAAGCTTAGCCAGTGGGACGGGGCGTTTGTCGTCGTATCTCACGACAGGGAATTTCTTGATACTCTTTGTAACTCCATATGGGAGATCAGCGAAGGAAAGATCAAGGAATATAAAGGAAACTACAGTGATTATCAGCAACAAAAAGAGCTGGAACTGGCTCAGAAGAAATCAGAGCTTGATAAATATGAGCAGAAGAAAAGGCAGCTGGAACAAGCTCTCCAATTAAAGGAGAAAAAGGCTGCCAGAGCAACAAAAACACCGAAAAAGGTAAGTAAGTCAGAAGCAAAGATCACTGGAGCGAAGCCGTATTTTGCTAATAAACAAAAGAAGTTGCAAAAGACAGCAAAAGCTTTAGAAACTAGGCTGGAGAAACTTGAAAAGCCGGAAAATGTGAAGGAGACAGCCCCTCTCAAAATGAACCTTCCCAATGAAGAGAGCTTTAAGGGGCGAATAGTCATGAGAGCAGAGGATATGAGCGGTTCCGCGGGCAAGCGGGTTCTTTGGACTAAAACCAGTTTTCAGGTACGGGGAGGAGATAAGCTGGCGATTATCGGACCAAACGGAGCCGGAAAAACGACTCTGGTGAAAAAGATTGTTTACGGGGAGAATGGGATAAAGCTGTCCCCAGCGGTAAAAACCGGCTACTTCGCTCAGAATTTATCTATTATTGATGTGGAAAAATCAATTCTGGAAAACGTTAGTGCGTCTTCTAAGTATGATGAAACATTCATCCGTACTGTTTTGGCGAGACTTCATTTTTTCAGGGAAGATGTCCATAAACCGGCGGGGGTTTTAAGCGGAGGCGAGCGGGTAAAAACAGCACTGGCGAAGCTGTTTTTGAGCGATGTAAATACTCTTGTGTTAGACGAACCGACTAATTTCCTCGATATTGAGGCTGCGTCAGCCCTTGAAACCCTTTTAAAGGAGTATGAGGGAACTGTTATTTTTGTAACACATGACCGCCGGTTTATCGACAATCTTGCTTCTAGGGTTTTAATTATGGGAGACGGAAAGATCGAGCTCTTTGAGGGAACATATGAAGCGTTAAAAAATAAAGAGGTTCAGCAGGAGAGGGACACTTCAGCAGAGAAACTGCTTATCCTGGAAACGAAAATTTCCGATGTGCTCAGCAGGTTAAGCATTGACCCAAATGAAGAACTGGAAAAAGAGTTTCAGCAGCTGCTGGAGGAGAAAAAGAAGCTGAAAAAATAAGAAAATGGTTTAATAGCGGGGGAACGGAGGGTTGATTTTTAATCAGCCGTTGCCCGATGTGTGAGAAAAAGAGGACATTCAATATTGCTGAATGTCCTTTTTTTATTTCAGCTTTTTAAACAGGTCAAAAATACTGAACGATGTTTTTCTGTATACCTTATTATAAGCGGCTTTCTTAGGATTCTTAACCCAGCCCATGCCTTTTTTACCGTAGACTGGCACAACAGATTTTTTCACTGCCCGCTTCGCTCTTCCCGTTGTCCTTGCCTTCAGCGACTTTTTCAAACTAGGTTTCCGAATGCCAAACTTCATACCAGCAAGCACTCCCTTCGTTTCGTGAAGCCTGATATATTTGATCTTTCTGGAGAAAAAATCCAGTATATGTTAAGCATATAGCGTGAGAAGATGTTGTTCAATAGTTTAAGTAAAAGTGTTGATTATTATTTAGTGATGTAATCTCAATTGAGGCAGTGCGCTTCGCAGAGGAGGGCGGCTTCGCAAATAAGAGGGATGGATATCGCAAATAGGAGTGCCATTTTCGCAGGTTGGATTAAACCTCTACTTTAGAAGTTAAGGAAAAACGACTTTTAATAAAAACCTTTGCTTAATTGCTGGTGAAGCCTTCGAAGCGGCTCTGACAATCCAGCAAAGCAGTTAAGCAATCAATACTAAAAAAGCTTCAAACGCAGCATTGCGTCTGAAGCTTTCCAGCATTCATAAGTTAATCGCCCGAACTCGAACATGACTGTACGAAATCCTCCAGGATCTTCTGGTAAACTTCCACGGAGGAAAGGTCGATCATCTCCTGTTCACCGTGCCAGTCTTTACCTACCGGACCGAACTCAACCGGTGCGCCCCCGTGCTTAGTGAAAAACTTCCCGTCACTGGAGCCTCTCTGCCCGTAAATTCTCGGTTCTTTCTGGTCCGTATGGGCGGTGACGCATTTTCCGAGCGCCTTTACATAAGGATTATCTTCCTTTGTAGTAATCGGGTCCGCAACCTGTACGATGTGCACTTCACCATCCACGACCACCTCCTCAATCTGCCTGATGATATCGTCAGGGGACTGCGTCGGGAGATAGCGGATATCAAGGGCCATCGTACATCTGTCTGGCACCATATTCCGTGCTGTCCCAGCGCTTATTTTTGCAAGGTTAACGGATGCGCTCCCGTAAAACGGGGGTGCTTCCTCTTCTGTAAAAGGCAGCTTCAGAATATTTTCATAAAGCTTGTACGCATTTTCAATCGCATTTTCTCCGAGAAACGGCCGGCTTCCGTGAGCGGCAATTCCTAAAGTTACAACGTCCAGGTGGATAACCCCAAGGGACTGGACGGCGATACCGTAATCTGTCGGCTCCCCGCAGATGATGAAATCGCCTAGATAGCCTTGCTCTGTTAAATATCCTGTACCGTAGTTTCCGCCGGTTTCTTCGTCAGGAACAATTTGAAGCTGCACCTTGCAGTTAAGGTCCTTATCTTTCAGGTGGACCATTGCCGCCATCATGGAGGCGACCCCGCCTTTCATATCTATGGAACCACGTCCGTACAGTTTCCCGTTTTCCATCTTAGGGTCAAACTGCTGCGGATGAGCGTCCACCACATCCACATGCCCATTAAAAACAATCGTATTATCTCCTTCACCAATTTCACAAACAGCTATTTTGTAACCCTCGTTATCCAGCATCTCCACCGGCAAGCCGTACTGCTTCAGCCAGTTGCCGCAGAACTCAACCGCTTCATTAGCGCCTTCTTTCGTTGAGCTGTCGATCTTAATCATTTCTTCCAGCAGAGAAATTGTATCAACCATAAACTCACTCCTTATTTTATCGAGAAAAAGAATCCAATACTGCTCCGAATTATAAACCTCGTCATAGGAGCGAATACCCTGATAGATGGGAGGGGAAACATAGATGGAAATGATTTGGATAGGCAGCAGGAGGTATTGGTATAGGTATGTGCGATTGACCTGGGAAGTTGCGCGAACGCCCCTGAGAGTTGTGCGAACCGCATACGAAAACGAATGTAATACTCTGGTTTATCAACGAATAAAAAAGTGTATTGGTTTGAGATACACATATATATATGCCAAACGATAAAAATAGGACAGTAAAACTGAACTAAGGAGCTGAAGGAAGATGAAAATCAAAGCTGCTGTTACCCATGGCCAGGAAGAAGAATTCCAAATTGGAGAAGTGGAGCTTGCTGAACCGAAAGCGAATGAAGTTTTAGTAAAAATCGTTGCTTCGGGAGTCTGCCATACAGATGCAGTTGCACGTGATGCCGGGCTGACCCCATATCCTGTTGTGTTAGGGCATGAAGGATCAGGAATCGTGGAGAAAACAGGGGATGGAGTCAAAACTGTAGAGCCAGGTGACCATGTTGTTCTGTCTTTCGCGTATTGCGGACACTGTGAAAACTGCCTCACCGGGCATCCAACAGTTTGCACAGACTTTAACGATCTGAATTTCGGCGGGAAAATGGAAGACCAGACCCATCGTTTACAGAAGGAAGGGAAGGACCTTTCCACCTTTTTCGGCCAGTCATCCTTCGGTACGTATGCTGTGGCTAGTGAAAGAAATGTGGTGAAAGTGGACAAGGATGTGGACCTTGCCTTATTGGGGCCTTTAGGCTGCGGCATTCAGACAGGGAGCGGGACAGTGCTGAATCACCTGAAGCCGGAGTTTGGCACATCCATCGTTATTTATGGCGCTGGTGCAGTAGGCTTGAGTGCAGTGATGGCTGCAAAAATAACGAGCTGCAAACATATCATAGCCATTGACCTTCATGACAGCCGGCTTGAAATGGCGAAGGAACTTGGCGCCACACATGTTATTAACGGTAAGGATGAAAATATCGTGGAACAGATTAAGGAGATAACAAACGGTGGCGCTCATTACGGTGTGGAAACCACCGGTGTACCACCAGTTGTCCGCCAGGGTCTACAGGCACTTCGCCCCCTTGGAAAGCTTGCTATCGTCGGGGTAACTCCGGAAATGAACATCCACGTACATGAAGAAATTATGGCTGAAGGAAAAACAATGGTTGGAGTTATAGAAGGCGACTCCGTTCCCCAGGTGTTTATCCCGGAACTGGTGGAGTTTTATAAGCAAGGGTTGTTCCCATTCGATAAATTAGTGGAGTTTTATGAATTTGAACAGATCAACGAGGCATTCGAGGATTCAAAAAACGGTAAAGCCATTAAACCTATTCTGAAAATAAGCAGCTGATAAAATTGATTAAGAAGCATCCACTATAAAGGGGAAGGGTTCCGTCATCGGGTGCTTTCATAGTTAAAAGAAGCAAGAAGGCGTATGAACTGGCATACGTCTTTTTCTTTTTTTATCCTTTGTAAGGTTTTCAGCATTCAGGATCAAGAGGGTTTTCGCTTATCAGTTGGGGGGACAGGTTAAGGAGCCGATTTAATTTCCTGAATGCGGAGGATTCATCCCTTGAGCGGAGGGATAACTCCCTCTGGATTCCTGAATGAGATGAATCATTCCTTAATCGCAAGGATAGAGCCCCCTCAATAGGCGGAAGAATTCCGGTTAAATCATAATTTAGCTAAAAAAACGCTGAAATAGACGAAAGAATTCCGCCTATTAACTTAAAAAGTACGAAAATTGGAGGTTTTGCATTACTTAACCGGAAAACCTCCCCTTATATCACCCTGAAATGGCCTCCAATCTGTATATAGACGGAATTTCTCCGTTTATTTTTTTGGTAATTACGATTTAAGAACAAGACACCTTAATTAATAGAGAGAAAGTTTTATCTCAATACCAGGAGGACACCATATGCATGTATTAAGGTGACCCCACTAACTTTCTTCACCCTATTTAGATGAAAAGACTGTATATGACTATGAGTAGATAAAGTCCACGATGAAAACCACGGACCAGACCATGGAAAATAGTGTTAAGATGAGGGGGAGGGTCCCGAGGCTCCTTGCTTCAATTGTGAGCAGGCTGGCAGAAATAAGACTTTTATTTTTTCGGAGGCAGGCTATGAATATTATCCTATTTGCCGTCATTCATATTTTAATAGGGCTGGGTTTTATCTATTTTTTTGGTGAACTGCCAAAGGGGATTGTTACGTTTGTGGTTACTTTTCTGACCATGAGTTTCATTTATTTTGCATTCGCTTTTTCCGGATTTTTCTTCTAACCCCTTCAGCGGTCCTCTTAGAAAAATTCCAGAGAGCTGTTAGTTGCTAATGGGATAAAAATGTTATAAGAATAATTAATATAACTATAACTGAATTACATAAAAGAAGGTATTGTCTATGTCCCTATGGTTTCTGCTCGCAGTTGCGAGCGCTGTTGTGTTCGGGTTTTCCACATTCTTTTTCAAAATAAATTCTTTTAGAAAATGGCCGCTGATGCCTTTCTTCGCAGGTGTCTACGGAAGCGGCACGCTGGCATTTGTCGTTACTGCTTATTTGGAGGGGACTCTTTACCTCACTCCAATGATCATCCTCAGCGGGATCATTGTTGGGATTGGTTCCACATATGGAAATCTGCTGTTTATGAAGGCTCTGGAGTACGGCCCGGCGAGTCTCACTTCTCCGATTGTTAACACGAATATTCTGCTCATTGTCATTATGTCCGTGTTTTTTTATGGTGAGCGTCTTGGGTTCCTGGAATATGCCGGAATCCTTTTAATTATTACTGCTATCAGCATCCTTCCTCTGGATCCAAAGGAAAAGCTCAGCATCCCGAACAGGATCTGGTACGTGTATGCTTTTCTGGCAACGGTGCTGTTTTTCCTGCGGAACGGAGGGCTTAAAGTGACTGAGGAGATGGCCTTGCCCAACACGACGATCTTAATGGTCGGTTATTTCGTGGGGGCAGTATGGGCTGTCTTCGCCTACTGGACCTCTGAAGAAAAAAAGAAGGTGGATGGGAGCACACAAAGGAAAGGCTTTGTGTTTGGCCTTGTCACAGGGCTGTTTTCCTATGGCGGAATGCAGTTATATGCCGTGGCGCTTCAAACAGGCCCGGCGAGTATTATTTCTCCCATTTTCGCGACGAATAGCCTGATAGTAGCGTTGTTATCCATTCTCTATATCAAGGAAAGACTGACCCGGCTGCAGGCGGCCACCTTGATCGGCGTCTTTCTTGGTATTATTTTGCTTCGTGTTTAATGGAGGATTTAGAAGTATAAGTGCTCTGTTGAAAGTCATTTCATCGTTATGAGAGAGGAGGAGAGGAATGGTGGTGGATTCCTGGAACAAGCCAAAAATCCGAATTCCGAAAACAAAGCCGGAATGGGCCTGGGATATTGCAGGATACACGTTTTATATCGGCTCTGTCCTGCTTTTGGTCTTCGTTTGGAATACGCTCCCGGAAGAAGTGCCTGCCCATTATAATGCTGCTGGGGAAGTAAATCGGTGGGGGTCGAAATACGAACTGTTCATTTTGCCGATTGTGGGAGCTTTTACAGCTGTTTTTATGGCAGTGTTTGAGAGGTTCCCTGAAATACACAGTTACCCTAAGAGGTTGAATGAATCCAATGCCAAGGAGTTTTATTTAAACAGCAGAAAAATCCTTAATCAAGTCAAAAATATCTGTCTGATCAT
Protein-coding regions in this window:
- a CDS encoding Vga family ABC-F type ribosomal protection protein, whose amino-acid sequence is MILLEALQIKHYVKDRLLLDIGQLQIHKNDRIGLVGKNGSGKTTLMNILTGRLDPEEGTVDPHVQTELLPQLKREDSVKSGGEVTQEYINQAFVKAPELLFADEPTTHLDTEHIEWLEKKLSQWDGAFVVVSHDREFLDTLCNSIWEISEGKIKEYKGNYSDYQQQKELELAQKKSELDKYEQKKRQLEQALQLKEKKAARATKTPKKVSKSEAKITGAKPYFANKQKKLQKTAKALETRLEKLEKPENVKETAPLKMNLPNEESFKGRIVMRAEDMSGSAGKRVLWTKTSFQVRGGDKLAIIGPNGAGKTTLVKKIVYGENGIKLSPAVKTGYFAQNLSIIDVEKSILENVSASSKYDETFIRTVLARLHFFREDVHKPAGVLSGGERVKTALAKLFLSDVNTLVLDEPTNFLDIEAASALETLLKEYEGTVIFVTHDRRFIDNLASRVLIMGDGKIELFEGTYEALKNKEVQQERDTSAEKLLILETKISDVLSRLSIDPNEELEKEFQQLLEEKKKLKK
- a CDS encoding M20 family metallopeptidase, which codes for MVDTISLLEEMIKIDSSTKEGANEAVEFCGNWLKQYGLPVEMLDNEGYKIAVCEIGEGDNTIVFNGHVDVVDAHPQQFDPKMENGKLYGRGSIDMKGGVASMMAAMVHLKDKDLNCKVQLQIVPDEETGGNYGTGYLTEQGYLGDFIICGEPTDYGIAVQSLGVIHLDVVTLGIAAHGSRPFLGENAIENAYKLYENILKLPFTEEEAPPFYGSASVNLAKISAGTARNMVPDRCTMALDIRYLPTQSPDDIIRQIEEVVVDGEVHIVQVADPITTKEDNPYVKALGKCVTAHTDQKEPRIYGQRGSSDGKFFTKHGGAPVEFGPVGKDWHGEQEMIDLSSVEVYQKILEDFVQSCSSSGD
- a CDS encoding NAD(P)-dependent alcohol dehydrogenase is translated as MKIKAAVTHGQEEEFQIGEVELAEPKANEVLVKIVASGVCHTDAVARDAGLTPYPVVLGHEGSGIVEKTGDGVKTVEPGDHVVLSFAYCGHCENCLTGHPTVCTDFNDLNFGGKMEDQTHRLQKEGKDLSTFFGQSSFGTYAVASERNVVKVDKDVDLALLGPLGCGIQTGSGTVLNHLKPEFGTSIVIYGAGAVGLSAVMAAKITSCKHIIAIDLHDSRLEMAKELGATHVINGKDENIVEQIKEITNGGAHYGVETTGVPPVVRQGLQALRPLGKLAIVGVTPEMNIHVHEEIMAEGKTMVGVIEGDSVPQVFIPELVEFYKQGLFPFDKLVEFYEFEQINEAFEDSKNGKAIKPILKISS
- a CDS encoding DMT family transporter encodes the protein MSLWFLLAVASAVVFGFSTFFFKINSFRKWPLMPFFAGVYGSGTLAFVVTAYLEGTLYLTPMIILSGIIVGIGSTYGNLLFMKALEYGPASLTSPIVNTNILLIVIMSVFFYGERLGFLEYAGILLIITAISILPLDPKEKLSIPNRIWYVYAFLATVLFFLRNGGLKVTEEMALPNTTILMVGYFVGAVWAVFAYWTSEEKKKVDGSTQRKGFVFGLVTGLFSYGGMQLYAVALQTGPASIISPIFATNSLIVALLSILYIKERLTRLQAATLIGVFLGIILLRV
- a CDS encoding DUF1648 domain-containing protein, with protein sequence MVVDSWNKPKIRIPKTKPEWAWDIAGYTFYIGSVLLLVFVWNTLPEEVPAHYNAAGEVNRWGSKYELFILPIVGAFTAVFMAVFERFPEIHSYPKRLNESNAKEFYLNSRKILNQVKNICLIIFALILFESVSIAAGWGSRIGMWFLPLVIVGTCVPIVTGLIRQRKIR